CAGACGCCTCCCATTACGTCATGCGCTGCCCCTCCTCTCGCTCCCTGGGAGCGTCAGGTCGCCCCCGTCATCGCCCAGCACCGGTGACGGACGCCACGCAAGAGAGCGAGCCGCTCAGCCTCGACCACGAGCCTCAGCACCACCTGCCCGAGGCCGTGGAAGCCGGTCTGCCCTGTCTCAGAGTCAGCCAGTCACCCACCGTGTCAGCCTAAAGGCCGAGGCTTTACGCGTCGGAGGGGTAAGTTTTACAAACTGAGCGATGCAGTTCCTTCTCGTGCTTCGACGCATCAGCCAATCCCTCACCCCTCTTCAGTCCAGCCTTCTTCTCGCAACTCGTTGAGACGAAAGCCTCCGTCACCATCCCCAGTCGGACGACCGGCCCCCTGACATCCATGGTACAGCAATTGCGTAGCTTTCCACCGGCGCACCTCACACCTGCGTGATGAGCAACGATCGATGACATCTCTCCCCCCCCCCATCCCTACCTTCCCCCACCAGGGGGGAAGGAGTGTCAGTTCTCCTCCCCCCATCGTGGGGGAGGGTGTGTAAGCTCTCCTCCCCCCGTCGCGGGGGAGGATGAAGGTGGGGGGGATGTTCCGAGCACCGTCACCTTCTAGAAAGGAGCGGTCGTCATCGTCGCATCCCGCAGGTCACGATCTCTGGTCGCTCTTCACCTGATTCCGCTCCCCGTTCTGCTCCAGGGGTGCCTCGGTAGCGTTCAGTATCTGGCCAGCCCAGGGGTTCGGACGGGGCTCCACGCCGACATCCTCAACTTCAGCAACCGCGAGATCGCCCCCGAGAAGGTGGACCCAGACCCTGATCCCATATTTCGATCGCACCCTTTTGACCCATGAGCTGGCGCACTATTTCACGTTCCACTATCTGTCTGCTCCCCGATCCCAGTGGGAAGCCATAGCGGATAGGGTCGTGGATGCTGAAGGGTCTGGGCATTGATGCAAGCCACTGAAAACCTCTGCGGGATGGAACGGTGGGAGGGTGGCCGAAGATCAGGTGGGCGGCTTTCGAATCAATGACAACGCGCAAGCGTTCGGGCTGTTCGCTCTGGTATGCAGTTCTCTCGGGTGTGTGCAGGCGAACTCAGGGCATAAGGATCGTGGTGCGTCACGTAAAGATTACGGTATGACTATCTGTAGATTTCTCGCCGGTGCCCAATGCGGAGGATGAACACCTCGTCCTCGGCGATGTCGTACCGTATGCGATAGGGACCAACTCGCAGGCGCCATTGGCCGACATGAACTTCCCGGAGCTTCTGGCCCCGGTAGGGATTCTCTTTCAGCGCCTCAATGGCTTCCAATATGCGGCGATGCATTGAAGCATCGAGCCGGGCGAGGACCTTTCGGACCTCAGGGTGGTAGCGGATCTCGTAGGGCATCAGCCTAACGGACTACCTTGGCAGCTTGTGGTCTAGCCTTCGCTTCCTTATTGATAAGGTCCCGCCACATGTCTTCGTCGCGAATATACCGTCCGGCCTCGATCTCTTTTCTGGCCTGCTTGAGGCTCTTCTGGTATTCAGAATCAAGCTGCTCAAGAGCGGTCTGCGCAAGATCGTCGAGGTCTTCATAATCCTGGATGCTGAGGAGCACGGCTGTCGGGATTCCCGCTTTCTTGATCACGAAGCGATCACGTTGATTGGCGACGCGACTCAGGATTTCTCCGAGGTGCTGGCGTACCGCTAGCGCCGATATTTCTTTTAAAGCGGTCAGTGTTTTTGCCATACGTCCTCCTATGTGTTTAATGGTGATATAGTACTATGCTAGCATGTAGGACACCGATGTCAAGGGAACAACCGTATCCCTCAGCACGCCCTTCTGATCGTAGAGACGCGGAACGCCTTCAATGGGCCCCCTTCCGACAACGTCCTGAAAGCATAACTGGCGCGCGGACGACGAGTAATTTGTTCGCTCGGGCGATGTAGTTCCTTCTCGTGCTTCGGCGCATCAGCCGATCCCTCAGTCCTGTTCAGTCCAGCCTTCTTCTCACAACTCGTTGATACGAAAGCCTCTGTCGCCATCCCCAGTCGGACGACCGCCCCCCGACATCCCTGGTACAGCGCTTGCGTAAGCTTCCACCGGTACGCCTGACACAACTACGCGATGAGCAACGATCAATGACATCTCTCCTTCCCCCACAAGGGGGGAAGGAGTTTAAGTTCTCCTCCCCCCATCGTGGGGGAGACACCCATTGTCACTTCTGTGACATTTTTTTTCACCTCAAGTCTGCCCGCTTTTCCTTGAGGAGGCATCAGGTCGTCCAGTCAGTCTGCAGCTATCGGCGGTGATTTTCTAACTTATTGAAAACACAGGGCACACAAATGAGTTCGCCAAATGTGTCTTCGAGTACTTGCTGGCATGAATCTCGCACTATGTCAGTGGCGTAGAAGGTTCCTTTCCGATAAAGGCAAACCAGTCGTAAGGCTGGGACGCAACGCCGCGGATCCCAAATGGGTTGGGACAGCCGGGCTACCGAAGAAAGGAAGAGCGACACCCGCTCTTTCACGGAAAGCAATCTTCCTGAGAGGAGCGGTTGTCATGTTTTCAGTCCAGTCGAAATCCTGCCTCAATGTTCTTCCCCTGGCTCTGCTTCGGGTCGCGTTCACCCTAGCCCTCGCGTTTGTCTTTACTGGAGTCGTTGGAACTTACGCCGAGGCTGCCACCAGGTTGCCGGACCTCATCGTCTCGGCCGTCAGCGCCCCGTCGACAGCCCAGCCTGGGCAGAGTTTCGTTCTCTCCGCGTCGATCAAGAATCAGGGTAGGGCCTCTGCTAGCACGGTTCAGGCGGCGTTTTACCTGACGAAGAGCGCTTCAAGCATCACTGGAGCGACTCTGTTGGGTACTCAGAATGTGGGTTCCCTCTCAGCGGGGGCTGTCCTGGCCCTCACCACAACCCTCTCCATCCCTTCCTCGACTTCGCCGGGAACGTTCTATGTGGCGACGGTGGCGGATCCA
This genomic stretch from Candidatus Methylomirabilis limnetica harbors:
- a CDS encoding type II toxin-antitoxin system RelE family toxin, whose translation is MPYEIRYHPEVRKVLARLDASMHRRILEAIEALKENPYRGQKLREVHVGQWRLRVGPYRIRYDIAEDEVFILRIGHRREIYR
- a CDS encoding type II toxin-antitoxin system Phd/YefM family antitoxin → MAKTLTALKEISALAVRQHLGEILSRVANQRDRFVIKKAGIPTAVLLSIQDYEDLDDLAQTALEQLDSEYQKSLKQARKEIEAGRYIRDEDMWRDLINKEAKARPQAAKVVR